Proteins from a genomic interval of Streptomyces sp. Tu6071:
- the rlmN gene encoding 23S rRNA (adenine(2503)-C(2))-methyltransferase RlmN produces MPPAPGELTFVAPRGAKKPPRHLADLSPAERKEAVAAIGEKPFRAKQLSQHYFARYAQDPAQWTDIPAAARGRLQEALLPELMSVVRHISCDDDTTRKTLWRLFDGTLVESVLMRYPDRVTMCISSQAGCGMNCPFCATGQAGLDRNLSAAEIVHQIVEGMRALRDGEIPGGPARLSNIVFMGMGEPLANYNRVVGAIRRLTDPEPDGLGLSQRGITVSTVGLVPAIHRFADEGFKCRLAVSLHAPDDELRDTLVPVNTRWKVREVLDAAWEYAEKSGRRVSIEYALIRDINDQAWRGDLLGRLLKNKRVHVNLIPLNPTPGSKWTASRPEDERAFVDAIAAHGVPVTVRDTRGQEIDGACGQLAAAER; encoded by the coding sequence ATGCCGCCCGCACCGGGAGAACTCACCTTCGTCGCGCCGCGCGGTGCCAAGAAGCCCCCTCGTCACCTCGCCGACCTCAGCCCCGCCGAGCGCAAGGAGGCCGTCGCCGCCATCGGCGAGAAGCCGTTCCGCGCCAAGCAGCTCTCGCAGCACTACTTCGCCCGCTACGCCCAGGACCCGGCGCAGTGGACCGACATCCCCGCCGCGGCGCGGGGGCGGCTCCAGGAGGCGCTGCTGCCCGAGTTGATGTCGGTCGTGCGGCACATCTCGTGCGACGACGACACGACGCGCAAGACGCTGTGGCGTCTCTTCGACGGCACGCTCGTCGAGTCGGTGCTCATGCGCTACCCCGACCGCGTCACCATGTGCATCTCCTCGCAGGCGGGCTGCGGCATGAACTGCCCGTTCTGCGCGACGGGGCAGGCCGGCCTCGACCGCAATCTCTCGGCGGCCGAGATCGTCCACCAGATCGTCGAGGGCATGCGCGCGCTGCGCGACGGGGAGATTCCCGGCGGACCGGCGAGGCTCTCCAACATCGTCTTCATGGGCATGGGCGAGCCTCTTGCCAACTACAACCGCGTCGTGGGCGCCATCCGAAGGCTCACCGACCCGGAGCCCGACGGGCTCGGGCTCTCGCAGCGCGGCATCACGGTGTCCACCGTGGGCTTGGTGCCCGCGATCCATCGTTTCGCGGACGAAGGGTTCAAGTGCAGGCTCGCCGTCTCGCTGCACGCCCCGGACGACGAGCTCCGGGACACGCTGGTGCCCGTCAACACGCGGTGGAAGGTACGTGAAGTTCTGGACGCCGCGTGGGAGTACGCGGAGAAGTCGGGGCGGCGGGTGTCGATCGAGTACGCGCTCATCCGCGACATCAACGACCAGGCGTGGCGCGGCGACCTCCTGGGCCGGCTCCTGAAGAACAAGCGCGTGCACGTCAACCTCATCCCGCTCAACCCGACGCCCGGGTCGAAGTGGACCGCGTCGCGGCCGGAGGACGAGCGCGCCTTCGTGGACGCGATCGCGGCTCATGGTGTGCCGGTGACGGTGCGCGACACCCGGGGGCAGGAGATCGACGGCGCGTGCGGGCAGTTGGCGGCGGCGGAGCGCTGA
- a CDS encoding phosphatidate cytidylyltransferase, which produces MNDSSWDAPSRTGYGEPWPTSGQGAASAGPVYEGHDVQETRPMPIVPDVPANGGDQDDDRGAARLSGPLFRDEVPREPGRTEPVPPATPVAQPSPAPSPGRQKKSAGRNLGAAIGVGLGLGVVVVASLFIVKAVFVGVIALAVVVGLWELTSRLAERKQIKAPLIPLAAGGVAMVVAGYVRGAEGAWVAMALTALVVLLWRMFQPPEGYLRDVTAGVFATFYVPFLATFVALLLTADDGPRRVLLFLVLTVVSDTGAYAVGWRFGTHKLAPRISPGKTREGLLGAVSFAMVAGALLMQFMIDDGQWWQGLLLGLAVAGSATLGDLGESMIKRDLGIKDMGTLLPGHGGIMDRLDSLLPTAPVVWLLLVLFVGSG; this is translated from the coding sequence ATGAACGACTCCTCCTGGGACGCGCCGTCCCGTACCGGATACGGCGAGCCGTGGCCCACCTCCGGACAGGGGGCTGCCTCGGCGGGTCCCGTGTACGAAGGGCATGACGTCCAAGAGACTCGGCCCATGCCCATCGTGCCCGACGTACCCGCGAACGGCGGCGACCAGGACGACGACCGGGGGGCCGCTCGGCTGAGTGGTCCCCTGTTCCGCGACGAGGTGCCGCGGGAGCCCGGCCGGACCGAGCCCGTACCGCCCGCGACCCCGGTCGCGCAGCCGTCCCCGGCACCGAGCCCCGGCCGGCAGAAGAAGAGCGCCGGCCGGAACCTGGGGGCGGCCATAGGGGTCGGCCTCGGTCTCGGCGTCGTTGTCGTCGCGTCGTTGTTCATCGTCAAGGCCGTCTTCGTCGGCGTCATAGCGCTCGCCGTCGTCGTCGGCCTGTGGGAGCTGACCTCCCGCCTCGCCGAGCGCAAGCAGATCAAGGCGCCGCTGATTCCGCTCGCGGCGGGCGGCGTCGCGATGGTCGTCGCGGGCTACGTGCGGGGCGCCGAGGGCGCGTGGGTGGCGATGGCGCTGACGGCGCTCGTCGTGCTCCTCTGGCGGATGTTCCAGCCGCCGGAGGGCTATCTGCGCGACGTCACGGCGGGCGTCTTCGCGACGTTCTACGTGCCGTTCCTCGCGACGTTCGTCGCGCTGCTGCTCACGGCGGACGACGGGCCGCGGCGCGTGCTGCTCTTCCTCGTGCTCACGGTCGTGAGCGACACCGGCGCGTACGCGGTGGGCTGGCGCTTCGGCACGCACAAGCTCGCCCCCCGCATCAGCCCCGGCAAGACGCGCGAGGGACTCCTGGGCGCGGTGAGCTTCGCCATGGTCGCTGGCGCGCTGCTGATGCAGTTCATGATCGACGACGGTCAGTGGTGGCAGGGGCTGCTCCTCGGCCTGGCCGTCGCGGGCAGCGCCACCCTGGGCGACCTGGGTGAGTCCATGATCAAGCGGGACCTGGGGATCAAGGACATGGGAACGCTGCTGCCCGGCCACGGCGGCATCATGGACCGGCTCGACTCGCTGCTGCCCACGGCGCCCGTCGTGTGGCTGCTGCTCGTCCTGTTCGTCGGCTCGGGCTGA
- the frr gene encoding ribosome recycling factor — MIEEILLEAEEKMEKAVVVAKEDLAAIRTGRAHPAMFNKIVADYYGALTPINQLASFSVPEPRMAVVTPFDKSALRNIEQAIRDSDLGVNPSNDGHIIRVVFPELTEERRKEFIKVARTKGEDARVSIRAVRRKAKDALDKLVKDKETGEDEVRRAEKELDDTTAKYVAQVDELLKHKESELLEV, encoded by the coding sequence GTGATCGAAGAGATCCTCCTCGAAGCAGAGGAGAAGATGGAGAAGGCCGTGGTGGTCGCCAAGGAGGACTTGGCAGCCATTCGCACCGGTCGCGCGCACCCGGCGATGTTCAACAAGATCGTCGCGGACTACTACGGGGCGCTGACGCCGATCAACCAGCTCGCCTCGTTCTCGGTGCCCGAGCCCCGTATGGCCGTCGTGACGCCGTTCGACAAGAGCGCGCTGCGCAACATCGAGCAGGCCATCCGCGACTCGGACCTCGGCGTCAACCCGAGCAACGACGGGCACATCATCCGGGTGGTCTTCCCGGAGCTGACCGAAGAACGCCGCAAGGAGTTCATCAAGGTCGCACGGACCAAGGGCGAGGACGCACGCGTCTCGATCCGCGCCGTGCGTCGCAAGGCCAAGGACGCCCTCGACAAGCTGGTCAAGGACAAGGAGACCGGCGAGGACGAGGTGCGCCGCGCGGAGAAGGAGCTCGACGACACCACCGCGAAGTACGTCGCGCAGGTGGACGAGCTGCTCAAGCACAAGGAATCCGAGCTGCTTGAGGTCTGA
- the pyrH gene encoding UMP kinase translates to MTMAEADKTTDSSVHGKGAGRFLLKLSGEAFAGGGGLGVDPDVVHTIAREIAAVVRDGAQIAVVIGGGNFFRGAELQQRGMDRARSDYMGMLGTVMNCLALQDFLEKEGIDSRVQTAITMGQVAEPYIPLRAVRHLEKGRVVIFGAGMGMPYFSTDTTAAQRALEIHAEALLMGKNGVDGVYDSDPKTNADAVKFDALGYGEVITRDLKVADMTAITLCRDNKLPILVFELLTAGNIARAVKGEKIGTLVSDQGTRA, encoded by the coding sequence ATGACCATGGCCGAAGCCGACAAAACCACCGATTCCAGCGTGCACGGCAAGGGCGCCGGCCGCTTCTTGCTGAAGCTGTCCGGTGAGGCGTTCGCCGGTGGCGGCGGGCTCGGGGTCGACCCCGACGTGGTGCACACCATCGCGCGCGAGATCGCCGCCGTCGTACGCGACGGTGCCCAGATCGCCGTCGTCATCGGCGGGGGCAACTTCTTCCGCGGCGCCGAGCTGCAGCAGCGCGGCATGGACCGCGCGCGGTCCGACTACATGGGCATGCTCGGCACGGTCATGAACTGCCTCGCGCTCCAGGACTTCCTGGAGAAGGAGGGCATCGACTCCCGCGTCCAGACGGCGATCACGATGGGACAGGTGGCCGAGCCGTACATCCCGCTGCGCGCCGTGCGGCACCTGGAGAAGGGGCGCGTCGTCATCTTCGGCGCAGGCATGGGGATGCCGTACTTCTCCACCGACACCACCGCCGCGCAGCGCGCCCTGGAGATCCACGCCGAAGCCCTCCTGATGGGCAAGAACGGCGTGGACGGCGTCTACGACTCGGACCCGAAGACCAACGCCGACGCCGTCAAGTTCGACGCCCTCGGCTACGGCGAGGTCATCACGCGCGACCTCAAGGTCGCCGACATGACCGCCATCACCCTCTGCCGCGACAACAAGCTCCCGATCCTCGTCTTCGAGCTGCTGACCGCGGGCAATATCGCCCGGGCGGTCAAGGGTGAGAAGATCGGCACGCTCGTGAGCGACCAGGGCACTCGGGCCTGA
- the tsf gene encoding translation elongation factor Ts encodes MAANYTAADVKKLRELTGAGMMDCKKALDEAEGDVDKAVELLRVKGQKGVAKREGRSAENGAVVSLLADDHTSGVLVELKCETDFVAKGEKFQAVANTLAEHIAKSSPADLEALLASEIEAGKTVQAYVDEANANLGEKIVLDRFAQFSGGYVATYMHRTMPDLPPQIGVLVELDKENAEVAKDVAQHIAAFAPKYLSREDVPAEVVESERRVAEETSRNEGKPEAALPKIVEGRVNGFFKEVTLLDQPFAKDNKKSVKKVLDEAGVTLKRFVRIKVGI; translated from the coding sequence ATGGCTGCGAACTACACCGCCGCCGACGTCAAGAAGCTCCGCGAGCTGACCGGCGCCGGCATGATGGACTGCAAGAAGGCGCTGGACGAGGCCGAGGGCGACGTCGACAAGGCCGTCGAGCTTCTCCGCGTCAAGGGCCAGAAGGGCGTCGCCAAGCGCGAGGGCCGCTCCGCCGAGAACGGCGCCGTCGTCTCCCTCCTCGCCGACGACCACACCTCCGGCGTCCTCGTCGAGCTGAAGTGCGAGACCGACTTCGTCGCCAAGGGCGAGAAGTTCCAGGCCGTCGCCAACACGCTGGCCGAGCACATCGCGAAGTCGTCCCCCGCCGACCTGGAGGCGCTGCTCGCCTCCGAGATCGAGGCCGGCAAGACCGTCCAGGCGTACGTGGACGAGGCCAACGCCAACCTCGGCGAGAAGATCGTCCTCGACCGCTTCGCGCAGTTCTCCGGCGGCTACGTCGCGACGTACATGCACCGCACGATGCCCGACCTGCCGCCGCAGATCGGTGTCCTGGTCGAGCTCGACAAGGAGAACGCCGAGGTCGCCAAGGACGTCGCGCAGCACATCGCCGCCTTCGCGCCGAAGTACCTCTCGCGCGAGGACGTCCCGGCCGAGGTCGTCGAGTCCGAGCGCCGCGTCGCCGAGGAGACCTCGCGCAACGAGGGCAAGCCCGAGGCCGCGCTCCCCAAGATCGTCGAGGGTCGCGTCAACGGCTTCTTCAAGGAGGTCACCCTCCTCGACCAGCCGTTCGCCAAGGACAACAAGAAGTCCGTCAAGAAGGTCCTGGACGAGGCCGGTGTCACCCTGAAGCGCTTCGTGCGCATCAAGGTCGGCATCTGA